From the Deinococcus gobiensis I-0 genome, the window AACACCAGGAAGGTACCCACCAGCGGGCGCGGGCCACCGTACAGCGCCAGCCCGTTGGCGGCGGCGGCCATGCCGAACTCGCGCACGCCGAAGTACACGTTGCGGCCCTCGTAGCTGCCCGGCGCGAACTCGCCGCCGTCCTTGATGGTCGTCTTGGTGCTGCCCGAGAGGTCGGCGCTGCCGCCCATCAGGCCCGGCACCACCTTGGCGAGCGCGTTGATGACCTCGCCGCCCGCGTTGCGGGTCGCGGCGGCCTTGCCCCCGACCTCGTAGACCGGCAGCGCGGCTTCGAGGTCATCGGGCAGCTTGCGCTCCAGCAGCGCCTGCACTTCGGCGGCCAGTTCGGGGTACTGGGCGCGGTAGCCGTCCATGAGCTTTTGCCACTCGGCCTCGTGGGCGGCGCCGCGCTCGGTGGCGTCCATGTGGGCCGCGACCTCCCCGGGCACCGTGAAGGCGGGGTAGTCCCAGCCCAGGGCGGCCTTCGTCTCGGCCACGCCCTCGGCACCCAGCGGCTCGCCGTGCGCCTTGCTCGTGCCCGCGCGGGGGCTGCCGAAGCCGATCACGGTCTTGACCTGGATCAGCGTGGGCTGGTCGAGGTTGGCCTGGGCCTGCTTGACCGCACTCTCGATGGCGGCCAGGTCGTTGCCGTCCTGCACGCGCAGCACTTCCCAGCCGTAGGCCCGGAAACGCTCGGCGGTGTCCTCGGACTCGGCCTTGAAGGTCGCGGTGTCGAGCTGCACCGAGTTGTCGTCGTGCAGCCAGATGAGCTTGCCAAGCTTGAGGTGGCCGGCCAGCGCCGCCGACTCGTGGTTCACGCCTTCCTGAAGGTCGCCGTCGCCCAGGAAGCTGTAGGTGTAGTTGTCGAAGATGGGAAAGCCTTCACGGTTGTACTGCGCGGCGAGGTGGTGCTCGGCCATCGCCATGCCGACCGTCATGGCCGCGCCCTGGCCCAGCGGCCCGGTGGTGGCGTCCAGGCCCTTGGTGTGGAAGAACTCGGGGTGGCCGGGCGTCTTGCTGTCCCACTGGCGGAAGTTCTTGAGTTCGTCCAGGGACAGGTCGTAGCCGGTGAGGTGCAGCAGCGAGTAGATGAGCATGCTGGCGTGCCCGGCCGAGAGCACGAAGCGGTCGCGCCCGGCCCACTCGGGGTTCTTGGGGTTGATGCGCAGGAACTTCTGCCACACCACGTAGCCCATCGGGGCCATACCCAGCGGCGCGCCGGGGTGGCCGCTGTTGGCGGCCTGCACTCCGTCGATGCTCAGGGTGC encodes:
- the tkt gene encoding transketolase, with translation MTEHKDVAQLSVNTIRTLSIDGVQAANSGHPGAPLGMAPMGYVVWQKFLRINPKNPEWAGRDRFVLSAGHASMLIYSLLHLTGYDLSLDELKNFRQWDSKTPGHPEFFHTKGLDATTGPLGQGAAMTVGMAMAEHHLAAQYNREGFPIFDNYTYSFLGDGDLQEGVNHESAALAGHLKLGKLIWLHDDNSVQLDTATFKAESEDTAERFRAYGWEVLRVQDGNDLAAIESAVKQAQANLDQPTLIQVKTVIGFGSPRAGTSKAHGEPLGAEGVAETKAALGWDYPAFTVPGEVAAHMDATERGAAHEAEWQKLMDGYRAQYPELAAEVQALLERKLPDDLEAALPVYEVGGKAAATRNAGGEVINALAKVVPGLMGGSADLSGSTKTTIKDGGEFAPGSYEGRNVYFGVREFGMAAAANGLALYGGPRPLVGTFLVFADYLKPAFRLSAIQMQPVTYVLTHDSIGLGEDGPTHQPIEQLAMLRSVPGAHVIRPADANETAAAWLMALEYGKGPTALALSRQDLPILPRNIEGARKGGYVLRDAENPSVILIASGSEVSLALDSADALGAEGIAARVVSMPCIEVFREQSAEYKASVLTPGVKRVAIEAAAKQPWYEWVGLDGAVIGMETFGASAPAKVLFEKFGFSVENVVKTVKSLG